The genome window CGTCAGATAGATACGGGTGTATGTTGCACACAATGCTCCCTTGTGCCAGCTTCCAAACCCGAGACACCCCTCGCTCAGAAATACTCACCCCACAGTTACTGTTAGGGGTGATCAGGATGTCTGTCGCTCTGCTGCCACTGATACGCAGGATGTTCTGACCTGTTTCTATCTGCCACACATATATTTCCCCAGCTGAGAGTGTCACAAGGTGGACGTTATCTGGGGTAAGGCGCAGTTTTACCACAGGACCGTCATGTAGGAATTTAGCATGTGGAAGTCCTGTTTCTAATCTCCATCTCCACACTGTCTCTGACCCATCGGAGGTGTAGAACCACTCAGCTGCTCCATCAACCACCACATCTTTCACTCCACACCCCATTTTCGGAGCTGTACCTGCAGCGTCTATCATCCCAGAGTCCCACACTGTCAGGCAGCCGTCATGAGCGACACAGACAACATCTGAGGCCATTTTGAGCAGCGTCTGAGGCTGCTTGTTTGTCTCCAAGGACAGCACACACTCCCCTGTACTGACCTTCCACACCAAGACGAGGGGGCAAGTGTCTAACAAAGCCAAGAAAAGGTGGCCATCCTGGGAGAGCACAGCCTGGGTGAAGGCCTTCCCTTGTGGAGCCAAGAAGCGGTCCCACAGCTCCCAGTCACACGTATCCCAAAGTGCAACCTGGTGAGACTGACACACCAATAAAGTGTTGATTTCATGAGAGTAGTCTACATTGAGGATGGTGTTAGATGTACCCCCAGGAAAGCTTTCTGTGACAAGTCTGGGTGGGTTTCTTTTGGCTGCCACATCCCACAGAGTTACACTTCCTGTCCTGTCAACACATGCTATTTCCCACTTATTTTCACACAGGATTATTGATGAAACCGCACTGTGGTTTGAGTTTGAACAGGTGCCGAGGAGGCTGCAAGTGTTGGTGTCAGATATGGACACCATGCCGTCCTCCTGCCCGCAGTACATGTACAAGCCATTAGAGGAGCAAACCAAACAGGTCACGCAGCTCTGACACTGAAAATGAGTCAAGAACTCGCTGGAGACGTCAACCACACTTACAAAACTCTCATCTTTCCACCATATGAATAACTTTTTCTGACATGCAACAAACCCCTCAACTTTGTTTTCCACTTTCTGGCTTAACTCTGTTTTCAAAGGGTCCCTAATCTGCAGGAACACCTCTGGGTCCGTCACATCCCACAAGAAAAGCTTGTTGCATTGTGTGGAAAGCAGCATGAATTGGCCGCTGCTCTTCACTCCTGCAAACTTCAGCTCTGTCTGCTCGCAGCTCAGTGATAGTTTGACTACATCACACCCAGAGCCTTTCCAAATCCAAGCTGCGCCGTCATCCATGATCTCTGCTACAATCCCACGCTCTGTCCCGGCTGCTTCTCTAACTGAGACGTCCTTAGTTTTGGCATTACAATTCAAGCACTGAATGGAGGGAACAAAGGAGGGAGCAGGGCAAAGCGCTACTCCTAATCCGCTTcctccttttttcctctcctgtctGATCTCTCTGACATAACCCTTGAGCACAGGAAAGACCTTCAGATAAGGCAGGAGGCTCGTCTCTATCACTGTGAGCAGCTGCAGGGGCGAGCTCTGCAGTAAACAAGCACAAGACTTCAATATGCTTGCCAGGAGTGCTCTCTCCCTTGTCAAACAGTCGTGGGAGGACCCATCCTCACTTTCCAACATGTGTACAAGATCTCCCAGGAGTCCTGCTCGAACCATGGCCTGGTGAAACCTCGAAGACATTAACAGCCCCTGCTCCAACTCCCCCCATCTGTCACTTTCTTGCATGTGATGTGGCAATTCTAAGACCTTCCTTAAGTTCACGCGACCAACCTCTTTAGAGGAAGAGGTGAAGACAAACGGCTGGCTGGATGGCTGCCTGTCTATGTATATTTCTGTTTGGGATGTGTCCTTGTTTGGTCCAGATTTCTGCTTTACAAGAAGTGGTTTTGCACATCCACAAGCCCATCGGCCACTGAAATAGTCTGCCATCGCTGAATGTATCTCCCTCCTCACCTCATGAGAGCCTAAATACCTCTTAGTCACCACCAGCTTGAAATGCCTGCTCACCCAGAACAAAACATGTGACCCTGCAACTgtcctcctgatgagaaaccgCCTCAAATCAAGCAGAAGTCTCTCCACGTCGATTTGCGGGACCCTCATTTTGGAGGAAGGGCTCTCATCCTGCTGATAACATTCAGTCAGTACTTTATTATCACAGGACAGCAGATCAACAAGCTCCGCCTCAGTGAGCCCTGTCCTGGAGAGGGTGAGGTAGGAGACAGCACGAGCCACGATAGAGGAGCCGTGGTTCTGCTCCAGGTGATCGAGCAGCGCAGAAATGGATGAGTGGACGCCATCAGGGAGAGATGACTCTGTCACATCTGAATCTGATGATGAGGGAAGAGaaagggacagagggagagagatgtcaTGTAATCAGGCCGTGAAGAAAACTACAGAATATCACCAGCCTCATCCTGTAagaatctgtgtgtttgtttactacaGTAGTCGTACCAGAGTGCCAGAGCGAAGTGTGTAGTTGCAGGAGTCGAACGTAGAGAGGCaaacaacaggaagtcaacACCTGGTTCACCAATGCCTGCTGTCCGGATGTCACTCTCCGCCCTGAACTTCTCAGCAGTGATGACAGCAACTTCACACACTGTTTCCTGTCCACCAATCCCAGCTGAACACACACGTATCCTAACTCCTTCTCATTGCCCTCGGACACACACTGAGGTGGACTTCTCTGTGGGCTGATGGCTTGCAGGATTTGTGTTCGGTTGGGGGAGACTGTGAGGATGAGTTTGACGCTGGGAGGAAGAGGGGATGGGAGGCTCTCCATGATGTGGGGTACAAAGTCCTTTTTGATGTGATGCAGGCCACCGAGGATGAGAACTAGAGGGTGTTTGTTGGAGGgcatggaggagaggagggacaAGAGACGATCTTTAAGCTCGGACAGACACATGATGGATGTCGGGTTACAGTTGGGATTGCAGTCTCTGACGTTAGTGATACAGCCAGGGCTGTCCAGGTCATCGGGACTCTGCTCAAGGGACGATCTGCTGTTATATCCACGGCCAATTTGATAACACAGGCTGGACAAAAGGTGTGTTGGGGACGGGTTGATGGACTGGTTGCAAAAATAAGTGATCACAACAGGATCACAGTCTGGAAGCCAAGACTTTATctgtagagagacagagacaaaacacTTTAAGTGCAGTTAAGTATCTGCAacgattattatcattatcaattaatctgatGATTCTTTAcctgattaattgattaattgtttgtctataaaatgtctatgatgaaaaaatgtccatcacCATTTCCCAGGACCCAATGGGATGTATTTAGATGTCTTTTCTGTACGTCCAAAAGCCCAAAACGAAATTGTGTGTGTTCATCCTACTTATATAAGAATACTTATATCTAGCTCTATCTGTTTGTAGCATGTATTTTATTGATTGAATCTGAAATGGTTAAGTTGTGGAGGGACTTAAAATCTTATTTGagttttactttcatttcagcTCGCTTACCTGTTGAGCACAGTGTGCCAGCAGAACTGTCTTCCCTGTGCATGGTCCTCCGTTTACCACCAGTGGGCACTGTTGTTCGCTCTGCTCCACGTAGGCTCTGACCTACAAGGAGTGAAAAGGGAACTACAGTGATGTTGCACCTGCAATATACAGCTCTATCAGTGTCACACtgccatgtttaaaaaaaaatatatatatatatatatatatatatatatatatatatatatatacacacacatatacatatatatatatacacatatacatacacacacacacacacatatatatatatatatatatatacacacatatacatatatacatatatatatatacatatatatatatatatatatattaaaccATTTAAtgctgtgctttgtgtttagAGCCACTGAGAAAAACTCCTTCATCCtgacctcttcctcctctggccGTATGATGTCATAAAATCGAGACAGGACGTCACATAGCTCCTCCTGCTCGGCCTGCTCTCTGGCCAAAGCATCGCTGAGCTGGGAGTCTTCTCTTTTTGCTGAAATGCTCAAGCTGTCAATCATCCCCACAAGGTCAGAGCACACCTGCTGGCACAGAGCGTCAGCATAGCCCCGCCTCCTGGCTGTGGTGTAACCATGGCGAGGGTCACACTCTGTGGCAGTGGTGTAGACTAGAAGCTGGGAGGATGTGATGAGACCAGGGAGGAAGTTGTCACAAAGCTCTGAGTATAATTGTCCATGGGTGGGTGTTGTCGTCAGGTCGACGGTAGCAGCCTAAAGATACAGAATATTACTTTGTACAACACCTTTGATACAACCTGCATCTATATTTCATACTGAgctatttctattttattacaaaaagtgttttattttattttcattttatttaaccagataaGTCAATTCACAACCAATTGTTAATGACAATGACAATCtgacaggagagacagaaggcaAGGAGCCATAAtttataaaaatacagatgtgAGAGAGTCTAACAATAAACTTACGTTGCAAATACCCCACATTATTTGACTCAAAATTTTTGATGTCTTGGATGTTTACAGAGGTTTACAGAGGTGATTTATTAGCTAAAGTTGTTACGGCCTCCATACAAACAGTAACAAAACCCCAGGTCAATAGGGGCATGAGGCTGCAACATATAAAAGAGGACGCCACACTAAAAAGTAACAGTTTACCCACAAGCTTTAGTATTTAACCCCACAGCATTAAACAAAGGCACAAACAAACCTAAGGAAAACAAAAGGGACTTGAGACCTTGGCCAAAAGGAACAAAAGGAGGGAAGACGCTGGGCCAACAAAACAGTGGGTCGTCGCTCCCAGCGTCTCCCCCTAAACTACCTAAAACAGAAGCTAAACCTAACTACCGGCAAATTCAGCCCAAActaacacagcaaaataaaacaagaaaacccCAGCACCTAAATGAGCATGGGGGGAAAGAACCTGCTtggggagagaggaaaaaaacaagggaagaagaaaaagactcCTCACTACCTGTGCTGTCATCTGTGTGCCATGCCTCCCTGTCTCTACACACCCTGCCCCTCTgatcacctcctcctctctctacctgagtgcagagtgcagactgcagattgcactcaggtgtgcagcaggcagagggaggagggagtcaaggctgacagagagagagcgagaaaaTAAGAGAGAACAGGCTGCTGCACATAACATAACAAATTTTTCATGTAAACTCATGGGTTATGACACTATGGGCCCCTAGGCACATATTTGCAAAGGACCCCAACTCTTTACCTACATAGGTGCAAGAcccacagactttgtggtggttttgtgtctttttgtagttgtatGGGTCTCTCTGTTGTAATTATGTGTCttattgagggtttttttttgtcttttttggttgttttgtatctctttgtagtagtttgcccgtttttgtagttattttgtgtctctccagTATCTTTGTAGTCCTTGTGTATCTCGTCATGGTGATTTAATCTCTCTTTCTGCACAGTACCTGTTAATTTgactgacattttgcaagtaaaGCCAGGTGAGGCCCTGAAACTGAGGGCCCCTGGGTCTGTGCCTGGTAAGCCTGATCAGTAATCTATGTGTAAACTGCCTGAAATTTGCCATGACAATTTCTGATAAGCCCCATGCTTTCCTTTGTGAAAACAAAACTCGAGATTTGTTTTCTGAAAGGCAAACAAGATCcacattttttcaaaatgaagaaaacaaggaaaaaagaaTCTGAACATGAAAGTTGTGGTTTTGTCAATGATTCACACTATAATGTGTGTAAGTTAAAGGGGAGAGCTCCTCCTGTGAGACAATAATGGACCCTTACCTCCGGCTGTGGCTGAAGTTGTGCCTTCATCATCTCTCTCTCGCCTGTTGCGTTGATGACCTTGTGGACGTAAACGAGGCAGCGTCTGATGACGTCACTACCAGGACGGCTGTCCAGAGCAAATCGCAGATCTGCATCAAGGGCTGAGGAGAAGCAGCAACACTTCAACATCAAACTATTctctccaccacacacacagacatacacctCACCTGATCTGCAGAGGCTCTGCGCTCTCTCTGGGCTCATCAGACCGTTGTGGACACACAGACTAACAGTGGTCTGAAACACACTCCTCAGCTCTTCTGTTTTAGCCTTCATCttcatctcctcttcctccttaaCGTCTTCCTGCTGAATCAGATAGAGTTGGATACTtgtgagaaaacagcatcacaaCGTAACAGCTGTGACAGAAGACATAAATATTATTTATCCAGGCACATAATGtctaaaatactttttaaattattaatttaatttaatttaatttaaatcattcatttatctcattaaaaatattaaaaaattaataaaaataattaatttaattattgaaaaaaatatgaataaagtgTTATAAGTCATAGACACCAAACCATCAGTACTCTGCTCAAGGACACTAATTAGTACTCACATTTAATTAGTGGCCTACGGCTGTTTGCTCACCAGGAGAATCTTAATCACAACTTAATCTGAATGAAGACAACAGATGAATCATGTATTTCTGCGCTTCAGTGTGATCACCTGAGGACAGCAGGTGTTTCCATGTGGACGTCTCAGGCAGTAGGAGGGAGGGATGGTGTTCTCATCCCTCTGGTACACTCTCTCCAGCTCCTGGGTGCTGACACCCGCCCGCTGGCCCTcccgcagcagcagctggtaCTCTGACACCTCCACCTGGGCGGGCAGGCAGGCCTTACCATACTGATGTCCCACCAGGGCCTGCAGCACCGCCATGTGGACACAGAGGAGACAGCAGCATGTTCAGTCCTGATAATCTCACACTTTTATGGTTGTTTATGGATTTATGAAGCTTGGCAGCTGATGTTAATGTACATTATAGTGTGTTGCTGAAAGTGCCTCAGGGCTACGACTGCGCTGATCACTCTGTATTACTCAAACTATGATTtaattgcattttattttatttttttaacactaTGATGCTGCAGTAGAGCCTGAGGCTTCACGTACTACTACAAACGCATGACTACATTAATCCTGATGGTTTATTTACCAGTAAAAAAGGTCCCGTGGAGCTCTTTCTGCATTCTTTAATCAGCTGCTGTCTGGTGTTTTCATCAGGCCAACGACTGGGATCACTGGACTCAAATGGGTCGATcacctacacacagacacacacacacacagccacacacagcaTAATGGTTAAAACAAACTAGAAGAGAGAGATATCTGATGATCAGTTTATGAAAAGCACACAGTGAGGAGCAGTAACAATCGGCCAGGTGGCAGCTCAGTAACATATGTTATTCTTCCATCTCTCTAATTACACACGCTTATGAAAAGAGATGGCACAATGTGCTGGTTAAACTGCCCTGAGGTGgtttcacacacactgacacacacaacgCACAGAGTCGCGTTACAGCTACTCATCCTCTTGTCTAATTTAATTAGGCAAAGTTGAGTAAAAATTGACTGCACTTTTAAGGGAATGGCCACAGGGGGATAATGGGAAAGaagaaagcacacacacacacacacacacacacacacacgactggTAGCTACCAAATAATATTGCTTTTGTATTGCACTGCTGGCAGTAAGCGATGTTACACAGAGAAGTCTTGGTGATGCTTGAATCTGTCTGTAATAGTGCTGAAACAGTTAGTCAATTATCCCTGCAGTCCACTGACTGAAATTACTTTTCTGGCTGCAGTGTTTCAGAATAATTCAATTCCATCTTGTAAAGGGAttgtgcagggttttttttctgctgttggtcagacaaaacagtaactttaaaggaatacttaacctACACaatagtcatgctgtgttaccttcaaCTGGTGAAGAATTTCTTGGATGCGTCCACAGATAAAGTGAAAATATTGGTTTGCTGATTGATTCTGTgtttagcaacagcaaaactatatcagaacATCTATtgataaactctcacacaactcatgcagtataatccaagtctcttggagacttggattgtactgcataagttgtgtgagagtttatcaATAGATGTTCTGATAtagtttaagttttaagttcAATCAATCCCTATCCcacttccaccaatcagctgactatgggcaTGCCTTCTTCTAGTTAGCCTATCAAACTTTGTCACaatctccttcagccattcatattgctgctgccaaactaaatctgttctcttctctgctcctgtcagctgtcattttaggcagaatcatTACGCCCTCCTCCACctattcacctccagtcaccttaccCCTTGCCCAGGACGAGCTCATCTAAAGCCCACTCCTCTACacatcctcagctccctcttcatctcatctcatcaccaccaccagcatctagacTCCATAGAGGGGCTCCCTAATCTACTACGTCTTTACCGCCCTCCTGAAATATATGACATAACGATAGGGTCTAATCGCcacagacttttcacatttgtcatacttatgtgcacatgtaaatcTCAGAATGAGTCTCTCCCGGATAAacgtggtccccaatcaatcaataaatcaatatactGTGGAGACATGCCAGAAAAAGttgtcttcacaaattcaaggtaacatagTATCACTAATTAAACACAAATGGCCATATTGTAGTTGAAATGTTCCTTTAACTCAGGACTATCACCTctgatagcagcagcagcttctgttAAAGTCAACACTGCATGAACAATTAAACAAGtgaataaaacaatattcagaAATTAATTGCTCTACATCTAATTTTGGTTCAGATATCTTTTTACTATTAGGAAGAAGATGCACATTTCAGTAGATCATGGAGCTATAAGAATAAAGACACCACCAGGGACACATCACTGTAAACAGAAACAACTTTATTTACCTATTTTTTGTCAAGGATCTCAAATAAAGTAAGTTACATTGTGCAGTGGATCACAGCTGAGTGCTCCCTCTGGGTCTAAAAGCCTTTAGCAGTGTGAGTGGCTGCGACATTACAGTAAGTGTTACAGTGTGAAGTGGTGATTAAAGGAAGCAAAGGACATAAAACTTcataagaaaaagaagaaagtaaCTTTCCCATCTGCAATACAAAACATAGATAAGCGTGCACTCACCCTGACATCCAGTcccagtgtgtgtctgcagtgcTCTCTGAGTTTAGggaacacactctctctcagaGCTCTGCGCTCCACCACACTATCTACATAGAgtagaaacacaaacaacacacacatttattctcAAAACAATTCAGAACATATAAACTTACATCACTTGCTTTGCTACATACCCTCGGGGTTGGAGCACAGGTAGAGTTTCACACAGGTGGAATTCAAAGACGAGCCGTATTTTCTTCTGGAGCGCATGCTTAACTGctaaaataaagcaaaacaagGGAGGAAAAAATTGGGCATGAACATGTTCAGTGACCCAAATAAGAAGTTCAGAGTGGCTGCTTTGCTGCTCTTTCTCTTTTCCCTGTCGCTCCACTCAGGAAACTCTGGCCTCGGGTGTTTATAGAGCGTGTTATCACGAGCACACCCACTTCTAGGGACTGGAGCGTCtatccaaaacacacaaacacatgcatttaaaaaccCATACAGCCGCACAGTTGTGTACATACTCAAATATGTAGGGCAGACCAACAGAAACTCAAGaaactcagaaacaacttttcaatattttttttattaacatttgtacacaataaatacaaactttgttttgtttttttgtacagcCAATAATAATATGCAGAAATACTTTTGCACCTGTTCTCATTattgtcaccatggcaacagtccATGAAGACAGAGAAGACCAGTTGTTCCACCACATAGTTAATAGCGGCAGCTGTGAAGCCGCTCCAAATCGaaggatgaaaaataaaagaattatATAATACATAAACCCCCCCCAAAAACAGGCTCATACCAAATAATTCAACACTGTGGCGGACCGGAGGGACTGTGAGAGAGGGGGAAATAATCCTGATCAAAGTGGCAACTGGCAACAAAAAGTCATTAATTTTATATGTGATAAAAAGACTGATTGAGCATCTATGGTGGGAAGTTCTGCTGTAAACCATAAACTTCAAACAAGTCTGAAAGCTCAGAGAGATGAAGGAGAGGCTGCTGCTCAAGTCGCCTTGACCACGCTGTCACAAGTCGGTGCCAATTCCTACAGCAGCAGGGGAGCAGAGGATTGGATCTGAAAGTGCAACTCATTCCGGGATGTGGATGCTACACAAAATGTTTCTAAAAGCTGATGcaaaaatatagattttttaGCACTGTCCTCATTTCTTGCATCACTTTTCTCAGTCTGACATAATTCACCTGCACCTTGCAAAGAGGGAATCGATTAGTTTGAGCCCAGATTAGTTTGTTTCCCATCTTACAAAACGTCTAAAGCTGTGCCCCAACTCCAGGCTGTATATTATTACTAAACAGTGTGCACTTTATACAAGAAATTAAGATACTTTAGAGTTGCGTATCAACAGGAAATGTGCTATGATACTGCAACTTTGGAGCTTAGGAGAAAGGAGAAAGCAACATAGATAGATAAGcttattgttgttttctgtaATATGTCTGGAGCTGTTTTAAAACAGGGTGCAGGAgctccctcttttcttttttgtgtctgtttggagCAGTGCTGTGCGTCAACACCACACTCCAACATCTGCATCTTTGAGTGTACTTTAGCGCTCTacaaaatcaaaccctgtttGGAATAAATATGGAGGAGGAAACTGGGACACATCTTCACATCTGATCCTCTCATCTTTTAAACAATCACACACGGGCTCGTCTCAAGACTATAAAACCACATTGTCTCTCTACGTCTTCATTCCAAACATCTCTTATtataatcatgttttttgtttcataagtttagcaaaacatcaatttacattgtCCACAAttatctctccatctctttggAAGAGTGGgggataaaaaataaacatcagtCACACTGAAACAAAAAGGATTCGCCACAGAATCAGAATGAAAAGAATAAACTACAGTGATTTATCAGAGTCTATTCCGTCCATTCTGACGCTATGTTAAGGTACTGCTACTTTTCAGGGAAggtacaaataaataaaagtgctaCGCTGCCCTTTAGGCGAGGAGTTTTAAAGGCTTGAGGGGGGATTTATTTACTTTGAGTAAAAAAGAACACAACAGAATTGTACTTAGCTCTGTTTGAATGTCATTTGCTAGTTCTGTCCATTAAGCATGATGCATTTGCTTTATACATCTcttttgttgtctgtttctTCTGTGATCACAGGAAAACCTGGGGGTGATATCAAATTGGAAATGATACAGGTTATTTTTTTATGGAAGTGATGGAGTTGCTTGGCatacaaaagagaaaataacaCTTGTGAGTGTAATGTGTGTCAAATAAACAAGGATATATGTGATAGGTGAACTGATCGGTGTTATAAATGAACACAATCATGTGAGAGGAGATATGATCTGTAGGGATAAAAGCTATACAGTCCATTCTGTGGTTAATAAAACCTCCTGACCCCGAATGCAATCAGTGTCTATATCATCTCAAATAAAACTTCTCTTTATCACCACATAGTGAATACCAACAATGTCAGCGCCTCCTGAAGGCACCACCGGCCTCCCCCTGAACCAATCAGcgacacaagcacacagagggTCACAGAATGAGAGAAGATATAGCGACGTGTGCGTAATATAATgcaactgtatgtgtgtatatgacaaccaTCGATTCACACTGACTGCCAATGGACAGAACAGACATTAgagaaaagagggagggagggagagaggaaagggAGGGTGGGAAGAGAGGTGGagaaaagagcagagaggaggatcCAGCCTCCTTCTTCTCTCTTGTTATTCATCCTTCCCTCCTCTTCTTTCAGCTCTCCTTCATACTGTATTTACAATGCCCTTTCAGAATAAGATGAGGATAAAACTTCCACTACATATCAGACATGGTATTTCAATCAGCTGAGTTAGTCTATATGAAACGCTGTGCATAACATTCCTATGACAACAGTAATGTACTGTACTAATACACATCGAATACGTATGATGATAAGGACTATATATGGTAAGGGAAGGGCTGGTGAGGGGGAACAGTGCGTCCACACACCACCAAGTTTCTCTGTCCATTTACTTTGACCCCAACTGCACCCAACTGTCAATCATAATCATGACACGTTTGGCAAGTTTTGTACTTTCTGACACTTCATGTAGCCCAGACACTCAAAACTATGGTAAAGGGTATCAGACAagtaaaaaacataatttaccTTACTTTTATTTATGGTATATCTTTCACCAGTTCATCTTTAAActtatttatttgtctgttttttggttttggcacagatttactcatttatttcttCCCTATTTTTCTTTCCCCCTAACGTTAGCCAGCCTTTTTTGCGAACTACCAAGCTGAAGCTGACTTTTATCATAGAGCTGCACCAGCTGCTGCACCAGCTACTGCACCAAATGTTAATCAGCAACATACTGTACGGCATACTGCTCTAGCGTTAGAGTCTAAACTCTTGTAACAATAACTAAAGCATTTACGCCACGGCTGTATAAAGAGAAATGGATACAGCTTtggaaagttgctcagtggtgtaTGAAGCCAAAAAGTTCGACTTCTCATGTATAAATTACCCACATCTTCTCTATTGTTGGGCCCATGGAGCAAGCATGCTACAGACTTTCACGAGCTGAATGGCTAACTTCCTGTATAGCCTTCCGCtgacttgaatggggataaaatcaTATTATTGTGCAGCTCTTCTGCGCTGATTATGCTGGAACTGGAACTCTGACAAATGGAGAGGAAGCTGGAAGACACACTATGAACCCATAGAGGTGGAAGGTAAAGGCTTTGCAAGACGTTCTCTCTGCAAAGTCTTCAACCAATTGGGTGGTAAAGAAGAGGGGCATCCAATCCACAAGCAAA of Epinephelus lanceolatus isolate andai-2023 chromosome 4, ASM4190304v1, whole genome shotgun sequence contains these proteins:
- the LOC117259438 gene encoding NACHT and WD repeat domain-containing protein 2 isoform X1; this encodes MRSRRKYGSSLNSTCVKLYLCSNPEDSVVERRALRESVFPKLREHCRHTLGLDVRVIDPFESSDPSRWPDENTRQQLIKECRKSSTGPFLLALVGHQYGKACLPAQVEVSEYQLLLREGQRAGVSTQELERVYQRDENTIPPSYCLRRPHGNTCCPQQEDVKEEEEMKMKAKTEELRSVFQTTVSLCVHNGLMSPERAQSLCRSGEVYVCVCGGENSLMLKCCCFSSALDADLRFALDSRPGSDVIRRCLVYVHKVINATGEREMMKAQLQPQPEAATVDLTTTPTHGQLYSELCDNFLPGLITSSQLLVYTTATECDPRHGYTTARRRGYADALCQQVCSDLVGMIDSLSISAKREDSQLSDALAREQAEQEELCDVLSRFYDIIRPEEEEVRAYVEQSEQQCPLVVNGGPCTGKTVLLAHCAQQIKSWLPDCDPVVITYFCNQSINPSPTHLLSSLCYQIGRGYNSRSSLEQSPDDLDSPGCITNVRDCNPNCNPTSIMCLSELKDRLLSLLSSMPSNKHPLVLILGGLHHIKKDFVPHIMESLPSPLPPSVKLILTVSPNRTQILQAISPQRSPPQCVSEGNEKELGYVCVQLGLVDRKQCVKLLSSLLRSSGRRVTSGQQALVNQVLTSCCLPLYVRLLQLHTSLWHSDSDVTESSLPDGVHSSISALLDHLEQNHGSSIVARAVSYLTLSRTGLTEAELVDLLSCDNKVLTECYQQDESPSSKMRVPQIDVERLLLDLRRFLIRRTVAGSHVLFWVSRHFKLVVTKRYLGSHEVRREIHSAMADYFSGRWACGCAKPLLVKQKSGPNKDTSQTEIYIDRQPSSQPFVFTSSSKEVGRVNLRKVLELPHHMQESDRWGELEQGLLMSSRFHQAMVRAGLLGDLVHMLESEDGSSHDCLTRERALLASILKSCACLLQSSPLQLLTVIETSLLPYLKVFPVLKGYVREIRQERKKGGSGLGVALCPAPSFVPSIQCLNCNAKTKDVSVREAAGTERGIVAEIMDDGAAWIWKGSGCDVVKLSLSCEQTELKFAGVKSSGQFMLLSTQCNKLFLWDVTDPEVFLQIRDPLKTELSQKVENKVEGFVACQKKLFIWWKDESFVSVVDVSSEFLTHFQCQSCVTCLVCSSNGLYMYCGQEDGMVSISDTNTCSLLGTCSNSNHSAVSSIILCENKWEIACVDRTGSVTLWDVAAKRNPPRLVTESFPGGTSNTILNVDYSHEINTLLVCQSHQVALWDTCDWELWDRFLAPQGKAFTQAVLSQDGHLFLALLDTCPLVLVWKVSTGECVLSLETNKQPQTLLKMASDVVCVAHDGCLTVWDSGMIDAAGTAPKMGCGVKDVVVDGAAEWFYTSDGSETVWRWRLETGLPHAKFLHDGPVVKLRLTPDNVHLVTLSAGEIYVWQIETGQNILRISGSRATDILITPNSNCGVSISERGVSRVWKLAQGSIVCNIHPYLSDAQVSPESTFLIGRRHGDLLAASLWSGSISKRFSCAESSEHVVAFQTLSEHPNFVVVLTASGAVYTWKIVEETLCWHFQLPDTFHCQPQDFQMSSDGSYALLSTDNETMNILDLSQVRLCSFKAEGPVIKACLAKTGCYAAYVSRPTTTLENNSVCNLHVRPVLTVVRLTDGERIGCVSLAKNPLTLVVCEQQYVFVGFEDGSVGVYSIIDVTINGEESVRCRENVNSQLKQCPFDRAPLSWLPLDTANIRWP